A region from the Candidatus Zixiibacteriota bacterium genome encodes:
- a CDS encoding polysaccharide deacetylase family protein — MSVYKNTIKSSIRYLQLWRIAKAVNKKSPLALMYHGVTNNPDVTDWTQLSLPEFERQMNYIKEFYNIVKPEELFEMLKTGSIIQNTAILTFDDGYQSVFEHAFPILRKLNIPAAIYITSRFIRDKAEKISFLWPDRVKILIKSSGEKNLNLESFGLGQYSLISPEEKRDSIRQLNYRLKLIPDSFRKRVIDHLESHYGSEFKAGLENLYNPMSWNQVLELHNSGLFHIGAHTRNHPILSQTPVDELRDEILGSKNDLETKLNIKIAGFAYPNGRLQDISKESYRLVSENFDYAFTTESGRVTYKDNRYLLRRIGIGSAVRFNDFRILVSGAYYLNKKPLEMEMLATGSQYNER; from the coding sequence ATGAGCGTTTATAAGAACACGATAAAATCAAGCATTAGATATTTGCAGCTCTGGCGAATCGCCAAAGCCGTGAATAAAAAATCTCCGTTGGCGCTAATGTATCACGGAGTCACAAATAACCCTGATGTGACAGACTGGACCCAATTATCGCTTCCTGAATTTGAACGCCAGATGAATTATATTAAGGAATTTTATAATATAGTCAAGCCGGAAGAACTATTTGAAATGCTGAAAACGGGATCAATTATTCAGAATACGGCGATACTGACATTTGATGACGGTTATCAAAGTGTTTTTGAACATGCCTTTCCGATCCTGAGGAAATTGAATATTCCCGCGGCCATTTACATAACCAGTCGATTTATTAGGGATAAGGCAGAGAAGATATCGTTTCTGTGGCCAGACCGCGTAAAAATACTGATTAAATCGTCGGGTGAAAAAAATCTTAATTTGGAATCATTTGGCTTAGGACAGTATTCACTAATATCTCCTGAAGAAAAAAGAGACTCAATCAGACAATTAAATTACAGGCTCAAATTAATCCCCGATAGTTTTAGGAAGAGAGTCATTGATCATCTTGAATCGCATTACGGCAGTGAGTTTAAAGCCGGATTAGAAAATCTGTATAATCCGATGTCCTGGAATCAGGTTCTGGAATTGCATAATAGCGGACTTTTTCATATTGGGGCGCATACGAGAAATCACCCAATATTGAGTCAGACGCCGGTTGATGAATTGCGTGATGAGATTTTAGGAAGCAAAAATGATTTAGAGACGAAACTTAATATTAAGATCGCGGGATTTGCCTATCCCAATGGCAGACTCCAGGATATATCCAAAGAGTCTTACCGCCTCGTATCCGAAAATTTCGATTACGCTTTCACTACCGAATCGGGCCGAGTAACGTATAAAGACAATCGTTATCTTCTCCGACGGATTGGCATAGGGAGTGCTGTCCGGTTTAATGATTTTAGAATATTGGTCTCGGGGGCTTATTATTTAAATAAAAAGCCCCTTGAAATGGAGATGCTGGCCACGGGATCGCAATATAATGAGCGATAA